One genomic window of Methanosarcina acetivorans C2A includes the following:
- a CDS encoding IS1 family transposase (programmed frameshift) has translation MNCPRCKSSNHKKNGIVCGRQRYKCHDCGYNYTVEIKSTASSTTVKRQALQLYLEGFGFRSIGRFLGVSHVSVQKWIKKFGQELEELKSENEISIVELDEMHTYIGNKKYCWIWIAVDRVGKKFINCSFGSRGTETGQLLWEKLEKKEIGEVMTDHWRAYAAFLPETIHTQSKAETYTVEGYNSILRHFLARLRRKTKCYTKSLEMLKYSVLLLMKYRNRELTIFHASSVK, from the exons ATGAACTGCCCAAGGTGTAAGAGTTCCAATCACAAAAAGAACGGTATAGTTTGTGGACGTCAACGATACAAATGCCATGATTGTGGATATAACTATACAGTAGAGATAAAATCAACTGCTAGCTCCACTACTGTTAAGAGACAGGCTTTGCAACTCTATCTTGAAGGATTTGGATTTCGCTCAATAGGACGATTTTTAGGGGTAAGCCATGTTTCTGTCCAAAAATGGATAAAGAAATTTGGTCAGGAGTTAGAGGAGCTAAAAAGCGAAAATGAGATCTCTATTGTTGAACTGGATGAGATGCACACTTACATCGGTAAC AAAAAATATTGCTGGATCTGGATTGCTGTTGATAGAGTTGGGAAAAAGTTCATCAACTGCTCTTTTGGTAGCAGAGGAACGGAAACTGGACAACTACTCTGGGAAAAATTAGAGAAGAAAGAGATTGGAGAAGTGATGACTGATCACTGGAGAGCATATGCAGCGTTTCTTCCTGAAACTATTCATACTCAATCCAAAGCAGAAACGTATACAGTTGAAGGATATAACAGCATATTGAGGCACTTTCTGGCAAGGTTAAGACGAAAGACAAAGTGTTATACTAAGAGTCTTGAAATGCTAAAGTACTCTGTACTTTTATTGATGAAATATAGAAATAGAGAGTTAACTATATTTCATGCGTCTTCGGTTAAGTGA
- a CDS encoding oligopeptide/dipeptide ABC transporter ATP-binding protein: MRPKMQILFQDADSSLHPRMRIRESVAEPLKLYNLVPESDTEKKVVELLEMVGLQKEHLNRYPHELSGGENQRVVLARVLALGPQFIVADEPTSALYVSVQAQILSLMNEMQQKYGFSCLFISHDLSVIRKMTSNMGVMYPGKLVETGRTEDVFETPKHPYTQALIASGRVAGLDNKQKISPIEGEIPDPMNLPSGCKFHTRCPQRMNLCEKVAPEMVNVGTGKVACHLF; encoded by the coding sequence ATGCGCCCGAAAATGCAGATCCTGTTCCAGGATGCGGATTCCTCTTTACATCCCAGGATGAGGATACGGGAGAGTGTGGCTGAACCTTTGAAGCTGTATAACCTAGTACCGGAATCAGATACCGAAAAAAAAGTAGTTGAGCTGTTAGAAATGGTTGGGCTTCAAAAAGAGCATCTTAACAGGTATCCTCACGAGTTAAGCGGAGGGGAAAACCAGAGAGTAGTGCTGGCAAGGGTACTTGCTCTCGGACCGCAATTCATTGTTGCCGATGAGCCGACATCTGCACTGTATGTCAGTGTGCAGGCTCAGATATTATCCCTGATGAATGAGATGCAGCAAAAGTATGGCTTTTCATGCCTTTTCATATCTCATGACCTGAGTGTCATAAGAAAAATGACCAGCAATATGGGTGTGATGTACCCTGGCAAGCTTGTGGAAACAGGCCGGACGGAAGATGTATTTGAGACGCCGAAGCATCCTTATACACAGGCTTTGATTGCATCCGGTAGGGTAGCAGGTTTGGACAATAAACAAAAAATTTCTCCCATAGAAGGCGAGATACCGGATCCGATGAATCTGCCATCAGGGTGTAAGTTCCATACAAGATGCCCGCAAAGGATGAATTTGTGCGAAAAAGTAGCGCCTGAAATGGTTAATGTAGGAACCGGGAAAGTGGCTTGCCATTTATTCTAG
- a CDS encoding ABC transporter substrate-binding protein, with protein sequence MSKPNKSLTRSAVGIVVLLILVSLFLIVTGTKSDDGNVNTGDETVSKLVLGNVAEVNSVNYFDRGLSSFFWLLTNYGLIRFDKDGEVVPEIAESWETTDFKRWVFHLRNNVTWHDGVSVTSRDFKYSVDFSKENTDSWESIFGNIDSIETPDPYTVIYNLKDPDYNFLTTMAVAAKAVPEHVFEDVADPKRYDDKKALIGTGPYMFDNFDKNAGIITYKAYDQYWRGKPAVDVIEIKLFKNPETMMMALQKGEIDAPYTYAKGVDYYHVPNLMKNDNLGYMIVDSRTLGNVLWINTNHTPLDNKDLRQALSYAINYAEILNLFTAGYGQMPDAGFVPNGTLYYVDTRKLTYDVNKSKSMLDSIGFKDIDGDGFRETPDEKKIVLDLVMDSSKSDQVRLGEIIKKYFASVGMNVELRPLDSSTFWDTMDVRKTFDMGLAGTTFWGMNMGAGYGSGYVATRYYGWSMVNDSRYDAILDGLLQMQDRDKKKVLAADIQEYYAEEMPQIALYSMNLIQPYNKKYEGWTYNVYYGVICPDTFYNLHKA encoded by the coding sequence TTGAGCAAACCGAACAAGTCGCTAACGAGATCTGCAGTGGGCATAGTCGTGTTACTTATACTCGTCAGCCTGTTCCTGATCGTAACTGGCACGAAATCAGATGACGGAAATGTCAATACTGGAGACGAGACCGTTTCTAAGCTAGTCCTGGGAAATGTTGCAGAAGTAAATAGTGTCAACTATTTTGATCGCGGTCTCAGCAGCTTTTTCTGGCTGCTGACGAACTATGGGCTGATTCGATTCGACAAGGACGGGGAGGTTGTTCCTGAGATCGCTGAGTCATGGGAGACCACTGACTTCAAGAGATGGGTTTTTCACTTGAGGAATAACGTAACATGGCATGACGGGGTGTCTGTGACGTCCAGAGATTTCAAGTATTCGGTCGATTTTTCTAAGGAAAACACCGACTCGTGGGAATCGATCTTTGGCAACATCGATTCGATCGAGACGCCTGACCCGTACACCGTCATTTATAATCTCAAAGACCCTGACTATAATTTCCTGACAACGATGGCAGTAGCAGCTAAAGCCGTGCCTGAGCATGTATTTGAGGACGTGGCGGATCCCAAAAGGTATGACGATAAAAAAGCGCTTATCGGTACCGGTCCATACATGTTCGATAACTTTGACAAGAATGCCGGCATCATCACCTATAAAGCCTACGATCAATACTGGAGAGGCAAGCCCGCGGTAGACGTCATTGAGATCAAGCTCTTTAAGAACCCGGAGACCATGATGATGGCACTCCAAAAAGGTGAGATCGATGCTCCTTACACGTATGCCAAGGGTGTGGACTATTACCATGTACCGAACCTGATGAAAAACGATAATCTAGGCTACATGATAGTGGATTCGCGCACTCTCGGCAATGTACTCTGGATCAACACCAATCACACACCGCTCGACAATAAAGACTTACGGCAGGCCTTGAGCTATGCCATCAACTACGCCGAGATACTGAACCTGTTCACTGCAGGTTACGGTCAAATGCCTGACGCCGGCTTCGTCCCGAACGGTACGCTATACTATGTGGACACAAGGAAGCTGACTTACGATGTCAACAAGTCGAAGTCCATGCTCGACTCGATCGGGTTCAAGGACATTGATGGAGATGGGTTCAGGGAAACCCCCGACGAAAAAAAGATCGTGTTAGATCTGGTCATGGACTCCAGTAAATCTGACCAGGTGAGGCTCGGCGAAATAATCAAGAAATACTTCGCCTCCGTGGGCATGAACGTGGAGCTGAGGCCACTCGACAGCAGCACTTTCTGGGATACGATGGACGTGCGTAAGACATTTGATATGGGCCTCGCGGGTACTACTTTCTGGGGCATGAACATGGGTGCCGGCTACGGGAGCGGTTACGTTGCCACAAGGTATTATGGGTGGTCGATGGTAAACGATTCTAGGTACGATGCCATCCTTGACGGCCTGCTGCAAATGCAGGACAGAGATAAGAAAAAGGTGCTTGCGGCGGACATCCAAGAATACTACGCGGAGGAAATGCCCCAGATAGCGCTGTACTCCATGAACCTGATCCAACCTTACAATAAGAAATATGAGGGCTGGACATACAACGTGTACTATGGCGTTATCTGTCCAGATACGTTCTACAACTTGCATAAAGCATGA
- a CDS encoding ABC transporter ATP-binding protein codes for MSHEHSTHFDLPVGQVFRKVRIIDRLLTIYHLDLWKVRIASVVIQVLGILSAITGAYLVGAVITGVPVAELWPVIGLLLLFTITQFGISNLNSYWSHVIAFRSLAEIRKALYRKLDELAPAYVIKQRSGDLARSALSDINLLELYIAHTLPEFLQAIVVTPLALIFIGLIHWSLMIVLAPFLIAAVTVPDWFARRAEAQGKAHRESAGAMSADVIDYIQGMKEIVAFGAIKLSMSRLDASQQKYSDTYVAYESRSGMERGAGDALLAGGMFVTVALGGWLSIMGYMNIALYPVAAVLTAMAFSPVMHLLNIARQLSQTAAAADRVFGIMNTQPSVVDRIVSPPKGPIIPKIRFEDVRFRYDPEGPEVLKGVNLTVSPGETVALVGPSGAGKSTCTYLLLRLWDPSEGSVRIGGYDLRQFPQEYLRDMIAYVPQDVYLFNISVRENILLGRSDATDAEVREAARRAFALDFIEALPDKWNTVLGERGETLSGGQRQRIAIARAFLKNAPILVMDEAVSSLDTESEVAVRRAMAEVSRDRTTIIVAHRPSTIRSADTVVMLDKGRVAESGKYDELVMAGGNFESLITGKTSGAIPFPLKTRI; via the coding sequence ATGAGCCACGAACACAGCACACACTTCGATCTGCCTGTAGGACAGGTATTTCGAAAAGTAAGAATCATTGATCGGTTGTTGACCATCTATCACCTGGATCTCTGGAAAGTGCGGATTGCCAGCGTCGTGATTCAGGTGCTGGGCATCCTATCGGCAATTACCGGAGCGTATCTCGTAGGGGCGGTAATCACAGGGGTTCCCGTTGCCGAGCTATGGCCGGTGATCGGGCTGTTGCTCCTGTTCACCATTACGCAATTCGGGATCTCAAACCTCAACAGCTACTGGTCTCATGTCATCGCGTTCCGGTCGCTGGCCGAGATTCGCAAGGCGCTATACCGGAAACTGGACGAGCTTGCCCCGGCATATGTGATCAAGCAGCGGTCAGGCGACCTGGCCCGATCCGCGCTCTCCGATATCAACCTGCTTGAGCTATACATTGCCCACACACTGCCCGAGTTTCTACAGGCGATCGTGGTGACACCTTTAGCGCTGATCTTCATCGGGCTTATCCACTGGAGCCTGATGATAGTGCTTGCTCCGTTCCTTATAGCCGCAGTAACGGTGCCAGACTGGTTCGCTCGCCGGGCGGAAGCGCAGGGCAAGGCCCACAGGGAATCGGCGGGAGCGATGAGCGCAGACGTGATCGATTATATCCAGGGCATGAAAGAGATCGTGGCCTTCGGGGCGATAAAATTGTCGATGAGCCGGCTAGATGCCAGCCAGCAGAAGTACTCGGACACTTACGTAGCCTACGAGAGTCGCAGCGGCATGGAACGTGGAGCCGGCGATGCATTGCTGGCGGGAGGAATGTTCGTCACCGTAGCGCTAGGAGGTTGGCTCTCTATCATGGGCTACATGAACATTGCACTATACCCTGTAGCAGCAGTCCTCACTGCAATGGCGTTTTCACCCGTTATGCACTTGCTGAATATCGCCCGACAGCTCAGTCAGACCGCGGCAGCAGCCGACAGAGTGTTCGGCATAATGAATACTCAACCTTCGGTCGTCGATCGGATAGTTTCCCCTCCTAAGGGGCCGATTATCCCGAAAATACGCTTTGAAGACGTGAGGTTCCGGTATGACCCCGAAGGACCCGAAGTACTGAAGGGTGTGAACCTGACGGTATCGCCGGGAGAGACGGTCGCACTGGTTGGTCCTTCAGGTGCGGGAAAGTCGACCTGTACTTACCTGTTACTCAGGCTATGGGACCCTTCTGAAGGCTCGGTCAGGATCGGCGGGTACGACCTGCGTCAGTTCCCTCAGGAGTACCTTCGGGATATGATCGCCTATGTGCCTCAAGATGTCTACCTGTTCAATATCTCAGTGAGGGAAAATATCCTCCTCGGCAGGAGTGACGCTACCGACGCCGAAGTTCGGGAAGCGGCCCGTCGGGCATTCGCTCTTGATTTCATCGAGGCTTTGCCCGATAAGTGGAACACCGTGCTTGGAGAGCGTGGCGAGACACTTTCGGGTGGCCAACGCCAGAGGATTGCGATAGCGCGGGCATTTCTGAAAAACGCACCTATACTGGTCATGGACGAAGCAGTTTCCAGCCTGGACACCGAATCGGAGGTCGCAGTGCGCCGGGCTATGGCAGAGGTCTCCAGGGACAGGACAACGATTATTGTAGCTCACCGTCCTTCGACGATTCGTAGTGCGGATACGGTAGTCATGTTAGACAAAGGCCGTGTAGCAGAATCCGGGAAATACGACGAATTAGTAATGGCAGGAGGGAATTTCGAGAGCCTTATCACCGGGAAAACATCAGGAGCGATACCGTTTCCCCTTAAAACCCGAATTTAA
- a CDS encoding ABC transporter substrate-binding protein: MYAMAGGLLFVFLGVLLAGCISEVDTDKANNHLTREEEYNVSKLVIGVSGSMTEIQMNLKNYVLTNYLSLFTNEGFIEYDENGSVVTRLAKSWETNDSKRYVIHLVENATWNDGVPFTSEDVKFTFDYMEKNSLPAGESFYKMIDSIETPDEHTVVINLKNTDATVFSRRSVLPFTIPEHIFKDVESLETFSNTTALFTGTGPYVFDGYDQSAGIIRFKANENYWGGIPAIGELEIKFYKNYDTLMMAFEKGEVDVPFVYASGINYYYVPKLLKNEQVKIMSYDSKGINSVLYFNNNRTPYDIKEYRQAISYAIDFEELRNLMTAGYGYTPNAGMVLEGMPYYIETRPLSYDLDKSKELLDSIGFKDVDGDGFRETADGRQLKPELLVVNNVNSERTAQLLKKYFNDAGLSLEINIVDDSTLWTLIEENRDYDMSILSAGFWTTFNYRGYYTSVVDSRRFGWANVVDPNYLSLVDQLGTATDSQTRAMLVKDLQNYYADNMTQIPLYTMDYIQPYNKKYEGYVPNPVWGILSLETYVGLHEAA; the protein is encoded by the coding sequence ATGTATGCAATGGCCGGAGGGTTACTTTTTGTGTTCTTGGGTGTGCTTCTGGCTGGCTGTATTTCTGAGGTAGACACCGATAAGGCGAACAATCATTTGACCAGAGAAGAAGAATATAACGTATCGAAGCTCGTTATCGGCGTAAGCGGATCGATGACAGAAATTCAAATGAACTTGAAAAATTACGTCTTAACTAATTATCTCTCGTTATTTACCAATGAAGGATTTATTGAATACGATGAAAACGGTTCTGTCGTTACAAGGCTTGCAAAAAGCTGGGAAACGAACGATTCAAAAAGATATGTCATCCACCTGGTGGAAAATGCGACATGGAATGATGGTGTCCCTTTTACGTCTGAAGATGTGAAATTTACATTCGATTACATGGAAAAAAACTCGTTGCCGGCTGGAGAATCCTTCTATAAAATGATCGATTCGATCGAAACTCCGGACGAACACACAGTAGTCATCAACTTGAAAAACACGGATGCAACTGTGTTCAGTAGAAGATCAGTCTTGCCTTTTACTATTCCTGAGCATATTTTTAAGGATGTAGAATCCCTGGAGACATTTTCTAATACTACTGCATTGTTCACAGGAACAGGACCTTATGTATTTGACGGTTATGACCAGTCGGCAGGTATCATCCGATTTAAGGCAAACGAAAATTACTGGGGCGGAATACCGGCTATCGGGGAACTTGAGATTAAATTCTATAAAAATTACGATACATTGATGATGGCTTTCGAGAAGGGAGAAGTAGACGTACCTTTCGTATACGCCTCGGGAATAAATTATTATTATGTGCCTAAGTTGTTGAAAAATGAACAGGTAAAAATCATGTCATACGACAGCAAGGGAATAAATAGCGTATTATATTTTAATAATAATAGGACACCGTATGATATAAAAGAATATAGACAGGCGATAAGCTATGCGATTGATTTCGAGGAATTAAGGAATCTGATGACAGCAGGTTATGGATATACGCCGAATGCGGGAATGGTCCTCGAAGGTATGCCATATTATATCGAGACAAGGCCATTGTCGTATGACCTTGACAAATCGAAGGAACTTCTCGATTCTATCGGGTTCAAAGACGTTGATGGAGACGGATTCAGGGAGACTGCCGATGGCCGACAACTAAAACCGGAACTTCTCGTCGTAAACAACGTTAATTCCGAGAGAACGGCACAGTTGCTTAAGAAATATTTCAATGATGCCGGATTATCTCTGGAGATCAATATCGTAGATGATTCTACCCTCTGGACACTGATCGAAGAGAATCGAGACTACGATATGTCAATTCTCAGTGCCGGATTCTGGACGACTTTTAATTATCGGGGCTATTATACCAGTGTAGTGGATTCGAGACGATTCGGTTGGGCTAATGTCGTTGACCCCAATTATCTGTCGTTAGTCGATCAGCTGGGAACGGCCACGGATAGTCAGACCAGAGCGATGCTGGTAAAAGACCTGCAAAATTATTACGCCGATAACATGACGCAGATACCACTCTATACGATGGACTACATTCAACCATATAATAAAAAATATGAAGGATATGTCCCTAATCCTGTATGGGGTATTCTATCGCTGGAAACCTATGTGGGTTTGCATGAGGCTGCATGA
- a CDS encoding carboxymuconolactone decarboxylase family protein codes for MKRPTEPRIPPVDTASMTENQRVLAGIGASNVIRTLVRHEDLFTSWLALGEMLLVRGRLSPRDRELAILRVALRTECEYEWANHSLGALGAGVTGTEIDALSSESASWSDADAALLRAVDELCSDDCVSDDTWTALKTTRDDVQIIEILFVVGYYRMTAGFLNSAGVQPEPGRPHLGQLPVVSPPRSPAPRRPETSIKNGVTTTGERRTAVGGTWQVVFHHPAADLDLTLVVDTSSGGISGSVTSPSQGTSVQIVEGTVEGNRFSFRAPVTTPLKMEIRYDGIVDGDLISGHITIQGTGTFSFDGIRV; via the coding sequence ATGAAGCGTCCCACCGAACCACGCATTCCGCCCGTTGACACGGCGTCGATGACCGAAAACCAGCGCGTCCTTGCCGGTATCGGAGCGTCAAACGTCATTCGGACGCTCGTTCGCCACGAGGATCTGTTCACGTCGTGGCTCGCACTCGGTGAGATGTTGCTCGTCAGAGGTCGGCTGTCTCCCAGAGACCGCGAGTTGGCGATCCTGCGGGTCGCACTCCGCACCGAGTGCGAGTACGAATGGGCAAACCACTCCCTGGGCGCTCTCGGTGCCGGTGTCACTGGGACCGAGATCGACGCGCTGTCCAGTGAGTCGGCATCCTGGTCTGACGCCGATGCTGCGCTTCTCCGTGCGGTCGACGAATTGTGTTCGGACGACTGTGTATCGGACGACACATGGACGGCGTTGAAAACGACCCGTGACGATGTGCAAATAATCGAAATTCTTTTTGTAGTCGGCTACTACCGGATGACGGCTGGCTTCCTGAACTCAGCAGGCGTACAGCCTGAACCCGGTAGGCCGCATCTCGGGCAGCTGCCGGTTGTCAGCCCCCCGCGATCACCGGCACCCAGACGGCCCGAGACGAGCATCAAGAACGGAGTAACAACCACCGGGGAGAGGCGCACGGCTGTAGGCGGAACATGGCAGGTTGTCTTTCACCATCCGGCCGCCGACCTTGATCTCACGCTAGTTGTGGATACGAGCAGTGGGGGGATTTCCGGTTCGGTGACCAGCCCCTCACAGGGAACGAGCGTGCAAATTGTCGAGGGTACGGTTGAAGGTAACCGTTTCTCGTTCAGGGCACCAGTGACCACGCCGTTGAAGATGGAGATCAGATACGATGGGA
- a CDS encoding class I SAM-dependent methyltransferase, translating to MPGKGLSTPDVGCCTGEMSRILADVGHKVTGIDLSEKMLTVAKSKSPDGIEFRIGDAENPPFEEGKFDAVVTRHVLWTLPNPEKALESWRNVLKSEGKVIVIDGIWDNGSLEMRLRQKIGEVMIRIVERNDISKDSYTAEMNAMLPNAKGVSLDKARGYMEKAGLKDVQAIGLADLVGIQKKHMPFRYKVAYKYDYYAICGLK from the coding sequence ATCCCCGGGAAAGGGCTAAGCACTCCGGACGTCGGCTGTTGTACGGGCGAGATGAGCCGGATACTGGCTGACGTGGGGCACAAAGTAACAGGTATCGACCTGTCCGAGAAAATGCTCACTGTAGCGAAGTCGAAGTCTCCTGACGGTATCGAATTTAGGATAGGCGACGCAGAGAATCCTCCATTCGAAGAAGGGAAGTTCGATGCAGTCGTTACCCGACACGTCCTCTGGACGCTGCCAAATCCGGAAAAAGCCCTTGAAAGCTGGAGAAATGTACTGAAATCTGAGGGAAAAGTGATCGTCATAGATGGCATATGGGATAACGGAAGCCTTGAGATGCGTCTGAGACAAAAGATAGGTGAGGTTATGATACGTATCGTTGAAAGGAACGATATCTCCAAAGACAGCTATACTGCAGAAATGAATGCCATGTTACCCAACGCGAAAGGGGTGTCTTTGGATAAGGCCAGGGGATACATGGAAAAAGCTGGACTCAAAGACGTGCAGGCGATAGGGCTCGCCGATCTGGTGGGGATCCAGAAAAAGCATATGCCTTTTAGGTATAAGGTCGCCTACAAGTATGACTATTATGCGATTTGTGGTTTGAAATGA
- a CDS encoding ABC transporter ATP-binding protein/permease — MSKKTDVVKEYTRIDSKRGLSITTGANRMKLFDRRVLELGRGEYGKLWNVIILGLLISFSYIVQGLLIAVILNGVFAGTPLHESRLYFAAVALLIVLRWIMIRENDRIAARTASNIAMSLRRRMYHKLYELGPGWIMTQKSGVIQATLVDGAEALQNYYGRFLPQVVVSIAAGISIVAILFYVDMTIGLVIGGMMIAALIQPLAIYKGVGKGIRIWFVAMPRLFAEYVDNIQGIVTLKSFNASQRQGKILYQRTNDLYDAEIGILRDEILWSVPPGLVAAICGTVAIIIGAIRMDAGALSAAGLLFVLLLVREALRPVTDLRQTIHFSFSGMGAAEGVLDILEATPLAAVTARPTPSSIPHSFAFEDVTFRYRKTDASAVENLSFKVEPGDKVALVGRSGSGKTTVTSLLMRYFDPQAGIIRLGGEDIRHIPADELHAMYSIVSQDTFLFHGTVRDNLLMAKPEASQEELERAARAAAAHKFIATLPDSYDTLIGERGVRLSGGERQRIAIARAILKDAPILILDEATSSVDVANETLIREAIAGLAHDRTTLLISHRLSAVRDADRIYVLEKGRLMEAGTHSKLVGCNGNYSALVRAEEECI, encoded by the coding sequence ATGTCAAAAAAAACCGATGTCGTCAAAGAGTATACCCGGATAGATTCAAAGCGCGGGCTCTCGATTACAACAGGGGCGAACAGAATGAAACTGTTCGACCGCAGGGTTCTTGAGCTCGGCCGCGGAGAGTACGGCAAGCTATGGAACGTTATCATTCTCGGCCTTCTCATTTCGTTCAGTTATATTGTCCAGGGACTCCTCATTGCCGTCATACTCAACGGAGTATTTGCGGGAACGCCGCTCCATGAATCCAGGCTTTACTTTGCCGCTGTAGCCCTCCTTATCGTCCTGCGATGGATCATGATCCGGGAAAACGATCGTATAGCGGCCAGAACTGCCAGCAACATCGCTATGTCTCTACGGCGGCGCATGTACCATAAGTTGTACGAGCTTGGTCCCGGGTGGATCATGACCCAGAAAAGCGGCGTTATACAGGCTACGCTGGTAGACGGAGCCGAAGCTCTGCAGAATTACTACGGACGCTTCCTACCTCAGGTCGTAGTGTCTATTGCCGCCGGTATATCGATTGTAGCGATACTGTTCTACGTTGACATGACCATCGGGCTGGTCATCGGGGGTATGATGATTGCTGCCCTAATCCAGCCGCTCGCCATATATAAGGGAGTCGGCAAGGGAATACGGATCTGGTTTGTCGCCATGCCTCGCCTATTCGCGGAGTACGTCGATAACATCCAGGGCATCGTCACGTTGAAGTCTTTCAACGCCAGCCAGAGGCAGGGGAAAATTCTCTACCAGCGGACTAATGACCTGTACGATGCGGAAATCGGCATTCTGCGGGATGAAATTCTGTGGAGTGTGCCTCCAGGGCTGGTCGCCGCGATCTGCGGCACTGTGGCTATCATTATCGGCGCCATCCGCATGGATGCAGGTGCCCTGTCCGCAGCAGGCCTGCTCTTCGTGCTGCTGCTGGTAAGAGAAGCGCTACGCCCGGTCACTGACCTGAGGCAGACGATACACTTTTCTTTTTCCGGAATGGGGGCCGCCGAAGGTGTGCTGGATATTCTAGAAGCGACCCCGCTCGCGGCAGTTACCGCTAGGCCCACCCCCAGCTCTATCCCCCATTCCTTCGCCTTTGAAGACGTTACCTTCAGATACCGGAAAACTGATGCTTCTGCGGTCGAGAATCTTTCATTTAAGGTCGAACCAGGAGATAAGGTCGCGCTGGTCGGCCGTTCCGGAAGCGGCAAAACGACAGTGACCTCTCTCCTGATGAGATATTTCGACCCGCAAGCCGGCATCATCAGGCTCGGCGGGGAAGACATCCGGCATATTCCTGCAGACGAGTTACATGCCATGTACTCCATCGTATCCCAGGACACGTTCCTGTTCCATGGGACTGTACGTGATAACCTGTTGATGGCAAAGCCGGAGGCCTCACAGGAAGAACTCGAGCGGGCTGCTCGGGCCGCCGCAGCGCACAAGTTCATCGCAACCCTCCCTGACAGCTACGACACATTGATAGGGGAGAGGGGGGTACGGTTATCCGGAGGAGAGCGCCAGCGTATCGCCATCGCTCGGGCCATTCTGAAGGACGCCCCAATCCTTATCCTCGATGAGGCGACATCCAGCGTAGATGTTGCCAACGAAACGCTGATTCGCGAAGCAATAGCCGGATTGGCCCATGACCGAACCACCTTGCTCATCTCTCACCGCCTTTCGGCAGTTCGAGATGCCGACCGAATCTACGTGTTGGAAAAAGGCCGGCTGATGGAGGCGGGTACACACTCGAAGCTGGTGGGCTGTAACGGTAATTACAGTGCTCTGGTCAGGGCCGAAGAGGAATGCATATGA
- a CDS encoding ABC transporter ATP-binding protein, which yields MLELAGISKIFRTCFMGRNQKVAVDCVSFRLKEGEILGLVGESGCGKSTLGRLAVRLLQPSGGCIFLDGKDVTELSERQFREYRQKIQIIFQHPESALDPHFTLMDSIREAFNRLSIPKSEHQTLLEQLADEANLPLDIIDRYPNQVSGGEIQRAVLTRVFAFKPSYLVLDEPTSMLDVSVQAHILQLLKKKAREDNMGMLFISHDLEVVRAMCDRVLVMKEGRIIEEGTADKIFTDPSTPYLHKLIADCHDTI from the coding sequence ATGCTTGAGCTGGCAGGTATATCGAAAATTTTTCGGACCTGCTTCATGGGGAGGAACCAGAAGGTAGCTGTGGACTGTGTGTCCTTCCGGTTGAAAGAAGGGGAGATCCTGGGGCTGGTCGGCGAAAGCGGGTGTGGCAAATCCACGCTCGGACGGCTGGCAGTCAGGTTGCTGCAGCCATCCGGGGGCTGCATCTTCCTCGACGGGAAAGACGTAACCGAACTGTCCGAGCGGCAGTTCCGGGAGTATCGCCAGAAGATCCAGATCATTTTCCAGCACCCGGAAAGTGCCCTGGACCCGCATTTCACACTAATGGATTCCATTCGGGAGGCATTCAACAGGCTCAGCATCCCTAAAAGTGAGCATCAGACTCTGCTGGAACAGCTGGCGGATGAGGCGAACCTGCCGCTTGATATCATTGACAGGTATCCGAACCAGGTGAGCGGGGGCGAAATCCAGCGGGCCGTGTTGACGCGCGTGTTCGCGTTCAAGCCCAGCTATCTCGTGCTGGACGAGCCCACTTCGATGCTGGACGTCTCGGTGCAGGCTCATATCCTGCAGCTTTTGAAGAAGAAGGCCAGAGAGGACAATATGGGCATGTTGTTCATCTCTCACGACCTTGAGGTCGTACGAGCGATGTGTGACAGAGTACTGGTAATGAAAGAAGGGAGGATTATCGAAGAAGGTACAGCGGATAAGATCTTTACAGATCCATCAACGCCTTACTTGCATAAACTTATCGCAGACTGTCACGACACAATTTGA